The following coding sequences are from one Hymenobacter sp. DG25A window:
- a CDS encoding CDGSH iron-sulfur domain-containing protein codes for MATKITVLSNGSLRVEGEFEIVDAQGKTYGLAGRERVSICRCGLSKNKPFCDGSHKGHFEHNAEAFDLPAPKV; via the coding sequence ATGGCCACTAAAATCACCGTCCTCAGCAATGGCTCTCTCCGCGTAGAGGGCGAATTTGAAATTGTAGATGCCCAGGGCAAGACCTATGGTCTGGCAGGCCGCGAGCGGGTGAGCATCTGCCGCTGCGGGCTTTCCAAAAACAAGCCGTTCTGCGACGGCTCCCACAAAGGGCACTTCGAGCACAATGCCGAAGCCTTCGACCTGCCCGCTCCTAAAGTGTAG
- a CDS encoding acyl-CoA-binding protein, with protein sequence MATQEEFEAAAQRAQQLPSKPSNTVLLQLYALYKQATEGDVQGDRPGGFDFKAIAKYDAWANLNGKSQDDARQEYVALVDSLFQGA encoded by the coding sequence ATGGCAACTCAGGAAGAATTTGAAGCGGCGGCCCAACGCGCCCAGCAATTGCCCAGCAAACCCTCCAACACGGTGCTGCTCCAGCTCTATGCGCTTTACAAGCAAGCCACCGAAGGCGACGTGCAGGGCGACCGGCCCGGCGGCTTCGATTTCAAAGCCATTGCCAAGTACGATGCCTGGGCCAACCTCAACGGAAAAAGCCAGGACGATGCCCGCCAGGAGTATGTAGCGCTGGTTGATTCCCTGTTTCAGGGCGCGTAG
- a CDS encoding metal-dependent hydrolase family protein, which yields MRRPLLVLAFTAGSLLSSFSAQAQKTYVHCGRLLDMRSQRAQTSMTVVVEKGRIVAVTPGYQSGGATDKVIDLKNKTVLPGLIDCHVHLEGETSKDNFLKEFTENPADVAFASLEHARKTLLAGFTTVRDLGGSGVNTALRNAIARGQVVGPRVFTAGKAISGTGGHMDPTNGYRQDLMGVPGPADGVANGPDECRQAVREQYKRGSDLIKIASTGGVLSVAKDGSGSQMTEEEIKAIVQTAHDLGLKVACHAHGPEGIKRAIRAGVTSIEHGSLMDDEGIKLMKKYGTWYVPTITAGKSVADSAKIPNYYPPLVTPKALAIGPKLQDTFGRAYKGGVKIAFGTDASVFRHGVNALEFQYMVEAGMPAREALQAATVRAAELLGQQDQLGTVEAGKLADLVAVDGDPEQDIKVMQQVRFVMKQGVVYKQE from the coding sequence ATGCGTCGTCCTTTACTTGTGCTTGCTTTCACCGCCGGCTCTTTGCTGAGCAGTTTCTCGGCTCAGGCCCAAAAAACTTATGTGCACTGCGGCCGCCTGCTAGATATGCGCAGCCAGCGCGCCCAAACCAGCATGACGGTAGTAGTGGAGAAAGGCCGCATTGTGGCCGTTACCCCAGGCTACCAATCGGGCGGGGCCACGGACAAAGTCATCGACTTAAAAAATAAAACCGTGCTGCCGGGGCTGATTGACTGCCACGTGCACCTGGAGGGCGAAACCAGCAAGGATAACTTCCTGAAGGAGTTTACCGAAAACCCCGCCGACGTAGCCTTTGCCTCCCTGGAGCACGCGCGCAAAACGCTGCTGGCCGGCTTTACCACCGTACGCGACCTGGGCGGCTCCGGCGTGAACACGGCCCTGCGCAATGCCATAGCCCGCGGGCAAGTGGTGGGCCCGCGGGTATTTACTGCCGGCAAAGCCATTTCCGGCACCGGCGGCCACATGGACCCTACCAATGGTTATCGGCAGGATCTGATGGGCGTGCCCGGCCCTGCGGATGGCGTAGCCAACGGCCCCGACGAATGCCGCCAGGCCGTGCGCGAGCAATACAAGCGCGGCTCCGACCTTATTAAAATTGCCTCCACCGGCGGGGTGCTGAGCGTGGCCAAAGATGGCAGCGGCTCCCAGATGACGGAGGAAGAAATAAAAGCCATTGTGCAAACGGCCCACGACCTGGGCCTGAAAGTGGCCTGCCATGCCCACGGGCCGGAGGGCATTAAGCGCGCCATTCGGGCCGGCGTAACCAGCATTGAGCACGGCTCTCTGATGGACGACGAAGGCATTAAGCTGATGAAGAAATACGGCACCTGGTACGTGCCCACCATCACGGCCGGCAAGTCGGTAGCCGACTCCGCTAAAATCCCCAACTACTACCCGCCCCTGGTAACACCCAAGGCACTGGCCATTGGCCCCAAACTGCAGGACACGTTTGGGCGCGCTTACAAGGGCGGGGTTAAAATTGCGTTTGGCACCGATGCTTCCGTGTTCCGGCACGGCGTAAATGCCCTGGAGTTTCAGTATATGGTAGAAGCCGGCATGCCGGCCCGCGAGGCTTTGCAGGCGGCCACCGTGCGGGCGGCGGAGCTGCTGGGGCAGCAGGACCAGCTGGGCACCGTGGAAGCTGGCAAGCTAGCCGACCTGGTAGCCGTGGATGGCGACCCAGAGCAGGATATTAAGGTGATGCAGCAGGTGCGCTTTGTGATGAAGCAGGGCGTGGTGTATAAGCAGGAGTAA
- a CDS encoding CinA family protein encodes MKSTLVDDLVKKFLQHKLTLALAESCTCGWATAQLAPAQGISEVLLGSVVTYHGEAKQRLLGVKKKTLDTYTAESQQTTNEMAQGLHQQLPMADVCVAITGLFGPGASETPDKPSGTIFVTILLEGHAQEYREQLKGPTDKFRDQAAEFIYSKLDELLTRRQEAPNSKVNGS; translated from the coding sequence ATGAAATCTACCTTAGTTGATGATCTGGTTAAAAAATTCCTGCAGCACAAGCTCACCCTGGCCCTGGCCGAGAGCTGTACCTGTGGCTGGGCTACGGCGCAGCTGGCTCCGGCGCAGGGCATAAGCGAAGTACTACTGGGCTCGGTAGTTACTTACCACGGCGAGGCCAAGCAGCGCCTACTGGGCGTGAAAAAGAAAACCCTGGATACCTATACCGCCGAAAGCCAGCAGACCACCAACGAAATGGCGCAGGGCCTGCATCAGCAGCTTCCCATGGCTGATGTATGCGTGGCCATTACCGGCCTGTTTGGGCCGGGCGCCTCCGAAACGCCGGATAAGCCCTCGGGCACCATCTTCGTGACTATTTTGCTGGAAGGCCACGCCCAGGAGTATCGGGAGCAGCTAAAGGGCCCCACGGATAAGTTTCGGGACCAGGCAGCCGAGTTCATTTACTCGAAGCTGGATGAGCTGCTGACCCGCCGCCAGGAAGCGCCCAATTCCAAAGTGAACGGCAGCTAA
- a CDS encoding zinc dependent phospholipase C family protein produces MKKLLTTLLLVLLCPMLSPGWGFFGHKVITQIAVYSLPSGMQGFYFRNLNRLVQLSTAADQRREIDTLEASRHFIDMDHFGDDPFNTVPKAWDKAVAKYSADTLRKYGTVPWTILEVQNKLTQAFRTGDTTAILNLSADLGHYVADAYVPLHTTENYDGQLSNQQGLHALWESKLPERHIGEYKLYGKDGKYLKDPQQAIWDVLQQSYGFLGATFDLEEKVGRSFTPEQKYSFSHRFGKTRRAYSDAFADAYHKQVGGMVMFRLQLAPATVASMWLTAWQDAGRPNLDKLLKKPITKGEKEKLDEQLTAWKKNLLVPNSMLMAQVKEKPVEAPDQIKPAADMAPPPVEAAIPVALPTATPAAPAVAPEKVKEKTKTPAGKSKQKTKKAAPANDGWN; encoded by the coding sequence ATGAAGAAACTACTTACTACTCTGTTACTGGTCCTGCTCTGCCCGATGCTTTCGCCGGGCTGGGGCTTTTTCGGCCATAAAGTCATTACGCAGATTGCGGTATACTCGCTGCCCAGCGGCATGCAGGGCTTCTATTTCCGCAACCTCAACCGCCTAGTGCAGCTCTCCACCGCCGCCGACCAGCGCCGGGAGATAGATACGCTGGAGGCCAGCCGGCACTTCATCGACATGGACCATTTCGGTGACGACCCGTTCAATACTGTGCCCAAAGCCTGGGACAAGGCCGTAGCCAAATACTCCGCCGATACGTTGCGCAAGTACGGCACCGTGCCATGGACGATTCTGGAAGTTCAGAATAAGCTCACGCAGGCCTTCCGCACCGGCGACACCACCGCCATTCTCAATCTTTCGGCGGATTTGGGCCACTACGTAGCCGATGCCTACGTGCCCCTGCACACCACCGAAAACTACGACGGGCAGCTCTCCAACCAGCAGGGCCTGCACGCGCTGTGGGAAAGCAAGCTCCCCGAGCGTCACATAGGCGAGTACAAGCTTTATGGCAAGGATGGCAAGTACCTGAAAGACCCGCAGCAAGCCATTTGGGACGTGCTGCAGCAGTCATATGGTTTCCTGGGCGCCACCTTTGATCTGGAGGAAAAGGTAGGCCGCTCGTTCACACCTGAGCAGAAATACTCCTTCTCGCACCGCTTCGGCAAAACCCGCCGGGCCTACTCCGATGCCTTTGCTGATGCTTACCATAAGCAGGTAGGCGGCATGGTGATGTTCCGGCTGCAGCTGGCGCCTGCCACCGTGGCCTCTATGTGGCTCACCGCCTGGCAGGATGCCGGCCGCCCCAACCTAGACAAGCTTCTGAAAAAGCCCATCACCAAAGGGGAAAAAGAAAAGCTGGACGAGCAGCTCACGGCCTGGAAGAAAAACCTGCTGGTGCCCAACTCCATGCTGATGGCCCAAGTGAAAGAAAAGCCCGTAGAAGCGCCCGACCAGATTAAACCCGCCGCCGATATGGCGCCCCCACCCGTGGAGGCCGCTATTCCGGTTGCGCTGCCCACTGCTACCCCGGCCGCTCCCGCGGTAGCTCCCGAAAAGGTGAAAGAAAAAACCAAAACCCCGGCTGGCAAGAGCAAACAGAAGACGAAAAAAGCTGCTCCCGCCAACGACGGCTGGAATTAA
- a CDS encoding TMEM175 family protein — MDYFAKHRVEAFSDGVFAIIVTLLVLEIKVPHLVHPQSVPELGQALLGLLPKVLSWMASFLMMCVIWVNHHRLLSQIQVLDHVVFWLNANLMLWCSFIPFPTALLGDYLTNPMSAAVFGGVMAVMSLSFLLIRFYVQSHPRLLAPGIDLVLFRRISWRSLVLGPLLYSTGVGLAFVSLWLALAIFALIPFYFIFFNTKPSAFGKAEAAPLAP; from the coding sequence ATGGACTACTTTGCCAAGCACCGGGTTGAAGCTTTCAGCGACGGGGTTTTCGCCATCATCGTCACGTTGCTGGTGCTTGAAATTAAGGTACCCCACCTCGTGCATCCCCAGTCGGTGCCGGAGCTGGGGCAGGCCCTGCTGGGGTTGCTACCCAAAGTGCTGAGCTGGATGGCCAGCTTCCTGATGATGTGCGTAATCTGGGTTAACCACCACCGGCTGCTGAGCCAGATTCAGGTGCTGGACCACGTGGTGTTCTGGCTCAATGCCAATTTGATGCTGTGGTGTTCGTTTATACCCTTCCCCACGGCACTGCTGGGCGACTACCTCACCAACCCGATGTCGGCGGCAGTATTTGGGGGCGTAATGGCGGTCATGTCGCTGTCGTTCCTGCTCATTCGCTTCTACGTGCAGAGCCACCCCAGGCTGCTGGCACCAGGCATCGACCTTGTCCTTTTTCGCCGTATTTCGTGGCGCTCATTAGTATTAGGGCCGTTGCTGTACAGCACGGGCGTGGGGCTGGCATTCGTGAGCCTGTGGCTGGCCCTGGCTATTTTCGCCTTAATTCCGTTCTATTTCATTTTCTTTAACACCAAACCCAGTGCTTTTGGGAAGGCAGAGGCCGCGCCGCTGGCTCCGTGA